A window of Spirochaetae bacterium HGW-Spirochaetae-1 genomic DNA:
CGTCAGCTTCATTTATCAGCGTATCAGGTCGTACCGCAATCCATTCAATCCGAGTATTGCTTCTTCCCACGCGCTCAATTAAATAGTCCAATGCCGATTCATTATCCCGCTGCGGCGGCAATAATTTTCTTAAAATTGACATTATAATGTTCTCTTTCCCGCTTAACTTTTCATTCTGCAATTTGTTTGTGCAGCCTGTAGTGTTCATTAAAATTATTTTTACGGTTCGATTTTTATTAATGTCATTAACAGTATCAATAATCCGTATCAATGCGTCAGTAACGAGTGTATAGGGTTTTCCGAATATTCCCTTAAAAGTAATATTATGCCCCAGGCAGGATATTACGGCGTCTGCGTCACGTACATATTGTTGCAATGTATGATTATCAATGTCCAATATGCCGGCCCGTATGATTTTTAT
This region includes:
- a CDS encoding NAD-dependent epimerase produces the protein MKVLVLGANGATGFNVVTQLLLQGMQVLALARNIEKFDPIKDSKHIKIIRAGILDIDNHTLQQYVRDADAVISCLGHNITFKGIFGKPYTLVTDALIRIIDTVNDINKNRTVKIILMNTTGCTNKLQNEKLSGKENIIMSILRKLLPPQRDNESALDYLIERVGRSNTRIEWIAVRPDTLINEADVSAYTVHPSPVRSPIFDAGKTSRINVANFMACLLKDEELWKKWKFKTPVIYNKE